A single genomic interval of bacterium Unc6 harbors:
- a CDS encoding protein translocase subunit SecD, with product MDVKSKVLITVAILGFCAWLLHPTVRWYGMSEDEREELDEEEVINLQKGIINLGLDLQGGMDVLLEVDVKKRPEGMPKRQAVEQSKDIIVKRVDQLGLSETLVVREGEQWIRVQLPGVKDTKRALELIGKTAMLEFKIVEDTPELVSRALSGDIPSGLEVLPGTEEEKIVVQSTALLTGGDLKPTARVDFGGQFGEPHVSIEFTRVGARKFARVTERNIGRQLAIILDGVVQSAPVIQTAIPDGRAIITHRGGNIQDASDTAIILRAGALPVPVDVIQTTIVGPTLGIDSIKKGILACIVGGLAVIIFMGMYYKLSGLIADIGLVVNIIILLASLAMLGATLTLPGIAGIILTIGISVDANVLIFERIREELTRGLSIKQAIKTGYNKAFLTICDSNITTLVGAAIIYMFGGGQIQGFAITLGLGVLINLYTAVVVTKTMFEMRKEYKVLSI from the coding sequence ATGGATGTTAAATCAAAGGTTTTGATTACAGTTGCAATACTCGGGTTTTGTGCCTGGCTTTTGCATCCCACTGTAAGATGGTACGGAATGTCTGAGGATGAAAGAGAAGAACTTGACGAAGAGGAAGTTATTAATCTTCAAAAGGGAATAATAAACCTTGGTCTTGATCTTCAGGGTGGGATGGATGTTCTTTTAGAGGTTGATGTAAAAAAACGTCCCGAAGGTATGCCAAAGAGGCAGGCAGTTGAACAGTCAAAAGACATAATTGTAAAAAGGGTTGACCAGCTAGGGCTTTCCGAAACACTTGTTGTAAGAGAGGGTGAACAGTGGATAAGGGTTCAACTGCCAGGGGTAAAGGATACAAAAAGAGCCCTTGAGCTTATAGGTAAAACCGCAATGCTTGAATTTAAGATTGTTGAAGATACTCCTGAACTTGTTTCAAGAGCATTGTCCGGAGATATTCCGTCAGGTTTAGAGGTTCTACCAGGTACGGAAGAAGAAAAAATAGTTGTCCAATCAACCGCTCTTTTGACAGGGGGCGATTTAAAACCTACTGCGAGGGTTGATTTTGGCGGTCAGTTTGGAGAGCCGCATGTAAGTATAGAGTTCACAAGAGTTGGAGCAAGAAAATTTGCAAGGGTTACCGAGCGGAACATAGGCAGACAACTTGCCATTATACTTGATGGGGTTGTCCAGTCTGCACCTGTTATACAGACAGCCATACCGGATGGTAGGGCAATCATAACACATCGTGGAGGGAATATTCAAGATGCAAGCGATACAGCAATAATTTTAAGAGCAGGCGCACTGCCTGTTCCAGTAGATGTAATACAAACAACAATTGTAGGTCCTACACTGGGAATAGATTCTATAAAAAAAGGAATCCTCGCCTGTATTGTGGGTGGACTTGCAGTTATTATTTTTATGGGGATGTACTACAAATTATCAGGTCTTATTGCTGATATAGGGCTTGTGGTCAATATTATTATACTTCTTGCTTCTCTTGCTATGTTAGGTGCAACGCTAACACTTCCCGGTATAGCGGGTATCATACTTACAATTGGCATATCTGTTGATGCAAATGTTCTTATATTTGAAAGGATAAGAGAAGAGCTGACAAGGGGTTTAAGTATAAAGCAGGCTATAAAAACAGGATATAACAAGGCATTTCTTACCATATGTGATTCAAATATTACAACACTCGTAGGAGCAGCTATTATTTATATGTTTGGAGGTGGGCAGATTCAGGGGTTTGCAATAACACTGGGACTTGGTGTTCTTATAAACCTGTATACAGCAGTTGTTGTTACAAAAACAATGTTTGAGATGAGGAAAGAATATAAAGTACTGAGTATTTAG
- a CDS encoding acetolactate synthase small subunit has product MHCILSVLVENRAGVLARISGLFSARGFNIQSLAVGETEDPTVSKMTIVVAGDDKIIEQVKKQLRKTIDVIKLKDLTKEDIIDRELVLCKVPLSKKADHKFQNTVKKYKAETLSSTKEYQILGLCADSKDISEFLKLIKEDGGFDITRTGKIAIAKLI; this is encoded by the coding sequence ATGCATTGTATATTATCAGTGCTTGTAGAAAACAGAGCTGGGGTGCTTGCAAGGATTTCCGGGCTTTTCAGTGCAAGGGGATTTAATATACAAAGCCTTGCAGTTGGAGAGACAGAGGACCCTACAGTTTCAAAGATGACAATAGTTGTTGCAGGTGATGATAAAATTATAGAGCAGGTCAAAAAGCAGTTAAGAAAGACTATAGATGTTATAAAACTTAAAGACCTTACAAAAGAAGACATCATAGACAGAGAACTTGTTCTTTGTAAGGTGCCTTTGTCCAAGAAAGCAGACCATAAATTCCAGAATACAGTAAAAAAATACAAAGCAGAAACTCTATCTTCTACAAAAGAATATCAGATACTCGGGCTATGCGCAGACTCAAAAGATATTTCTGAGTTTTTAAAATTAATAAAAGAAGACGGCGGTTTTGATATTACAAGAACCGGCAAAATCGCCATCGCAAAACTAATATGA
- a CDS encoding 50S ribosomal protein L27: MAHTKSQGSCRNGRDSNPKYLGIKCYGGETVKAGTILIRQRGTHFDAGQNVGIGRDFTLFAKCDGKVFFPKNHVVAIVS, from the coding sequence ATGGCACATACAAAAAGTCAGGGTAGTTGTAGAAATGGCAGGGATTCAAACCCAAAATATCTTGGTATAAAGTGTTATGGGGGAGAAACAGTTAAGGCCGGCACCATACTTATCCGTCAGAGAGGCACACACTTTGATGCAGGACAGAATGTAGGGATAGGAAGAGATTTTACTCTTTTTGCAAAATGCGATGGCAAAGTTTTTTTCCCAAAAAACCATGTTGTTGCGATTGTATCATAA
- a CDS encoding acetolactate synthase, large subunit, biosynthetic type: MTGAEIFVQMLKKENTEAIFGIPGGVLLPVMDALYNSDLRFILTRHEQGATHMADGYARATGKTGVVLVTSGPGATNTVTGIATAYMDSVPVVVFTGQVTSNLIGNDAFQEADITGITRPITKHNYLVKDVTELARVIKEAFYIASTGRQGPVLVDFPKDVATAKTEFQYPENVSIRGYKPNYEGHPGQIKKAAKIISDSCRPIIYAGGGVISSDASEDLVEFANKIKAPVTTTLLGLGCFPQDHPLSLGMIGMHGVGWANHAIMSADLIIGVGARFDDRVTGKVETFAPGAKIIHIDIDPSSVGKSIRVDIPIVGDAKGILKELILQTDKTKDTSRWLEEIKKWKIQHPLRYKEGLKIKPEYVIEQICKIAGQNAIICTEVGQNQMWVAQFYKFKKPRTLISSGGLGTMGYGFPAAIGAKVGCPDKTVFDIAGDGSFQMNIQELATCLSYNIPVKVAILNNGCLGMVRQWQELFYNKHYYASIFNKNPDFAKVAEAYGAVGMRITKKEDVPSAIEKALKIDNTVVMDFVIDETENVFPMVPSGTAITEMIELA; the protein is encoded by the coding sequence ATGACTGGTGCTGAAATTTTTGTTCAGATGCTTAAAAAAGAAAATACAGAAGCAATATTTGGCATACCAGGGGGGGTGTTGCTTCCGGTTATGGATGCACTGTATAATTCCGATTTAAGGTTTATTCTTACAAGGCATGAACAGGGTGCAACACATATGGCAGATGGCTATGCAAGAGCAACAGGCAAAACAGGCGTTGTTCTTGTTACATCGGGACCCGGGGCTACCAATACAGTGACAGGTATCGCAACCGCATATATGGATTCTGTTCCAGTGGTTGTTTTTACAGGGCAGGTAACATCAAACCTTATAGGAAACGATGCATTTCAGGAGGCAGATATAACAGGTATCACAAGACCAATAACCAAGCATAATTATCTTGTTAAAGATGTAACAGAACTTGCCAGGGTCATAAAAGAAGCGTTTTATATTGCATCTACCGGAAGGCAGGGACCTGTTCTTGTTGATTTTCCCAAAGATGTTGCAACAGCTAAAACAGAATTTCAGTATCCTGAAAATGTAAGTATAAGAGGATACAAACCCAACTATGAAGGGCATCCGGGGCAGATAAAAAAAGCTGCAAAGATTATATCTGACAGTTGCAGACCGATTATATATGCAGGAGGGGGTGTGATATCTTCAGATGCATCGGAAGATCTGGTAGAGTTTGCAAATAAAATCAAGGCTCCTGTTACAACAACACTTCTTGGGCTGGGGTGCTTTCCCCAGGACCATCCTCTTTCACTTGGAATGATTGGTATGCACGGAGTAGGATGGGCAAACCATGCTATAATGTCAGCAGATCTTATCATAGGAGTTGGTGCGAGATTTGATGACAGAGTTACGGGGAAGGTTGAAACATTTGCTCCCGGGGCAAAGATTATACACATTGATATTGACCCTTCATCCGTAGGTAAAAGCATAAGGGTTGATATCCCTATCGTAGGAGATGCAAAGGGTATATTAAAAGAACTTATTCTGCAGACTGATAAAACAAAGGACACATCCCGGTGGTTAGAAGAAATTAAAAAGTGGAAAATACAGCATCCTCTTCGTTATAAAGAGGGACTGAAGATTAAACCTGAATATGTTATAGAACAGATATGCAAAATTGCAGGACAGAATGCAATAATATGCACAGAAGTCGGACAGAACCAGATGTGGGTGGCCCAGTTTTATAAATTTAAAAAACCAAGAACATTGATATCAAGCGGAGGTCTTGGGACAATGGGATATGGATTTCCAGCAGCCATAGGTGCAAAAGTGGGATGCCCAGACAAGACAGTTTTTGATATTGCCGGGGATGGAAGTTTTCAGATGAATATTCAGGAACTTGCAACCTGTCTTTCATACAACATACCCGTAAAGGTTGCCATACTGAATAACGGTTGTTTAGGTATGGTACGACAGTGGCAGGAGTTATTTTATAATAAGCACTATTACGCATCTATATTCAACAAAAATCCTGATTTTGCTAAGGTTGCAGAGGCATATGGTGCTGTTGGAATGAGAATAACAAAAAAAGAAGATGTACCTTCTGCAATTGAAAAGGCATTGAAAATAGATAATACAGTTGTTATGGATTTTGTAATAGATGAGACTGAAAATGTCTTTCCTATGGTTCCATCTGGAACAGCAATAACAGAGATGATAGAATTAGCATAA
- a CDS encoding preprotein translocase subunit YajC, which yields MHNLIAMVGQQGQGGGNILLSLLPLIILFAVMYFLIIGPQRRQQKEHEKVISSLSKNDVIITTGGLHGTVINVKDKTVVIRVEEGKIEVDKTCVGRITKKG from the coding sequence ATGCATAATCTAATTGCAATGGTAGGTCAGCAGGGACAGGGGGGTGGAAACATACTCTTATCACTTCTTCCACTTATTATTCTTTTTGCTGTTATGTATTTTCTTATTATTGGACCTCAACGCAGACAGCAGAAAGAACATGAAAAAGTAATTTCATCTCTTTCTAAAAATGATGTGATTATTACAACAGGTGGGCTACACGGGACAGTTATAAATGTGAAAGACAAGACAGTTGTTATAAGGGTTGAGGAAGGGAAGATTGAGGTTGACAAAACCTGTGTTGGAAGGATAACTAAGAAGGGATGA
- a CDS encoding 50S ribosomal protein L21 — MYAVVEVGDKQYCVEQGSQIKTELITPEQNGKFTVKNVLMIKDGEKIKIGRPFVEGSSVECSVLKEVKGPKVIAFQYRRRKESKRTKGHRQRYTLLKVEKIVV, encoded by the coding sequence ATGTATGCAGTTGTAGAAGTTGGGGATAAGCAGTATTGTGTGGAACAGGGTTCACAGATAAAGACAGAACTTATTACACCTGAACAGAACGGCAAGTTTACCGTTAAAAATGTTCTTATGATAAAGGATGGTGAAAAGATAAAGATTGGAAGACCATTTGTAGAAGGTTCTTCTGTTGAATGTTCTGTCCTTAAAGAAGTAAAAGGACCAAAGGTTATTGCATTTCAGTATAGAAGACGAAAAGAATCTAAGAGGACAAAGGGACACAGACAGAGATATACTCTGTTGAAGGTGGAAAAAATAGTAGTGTAA
- a CDS encoding molecular chaperone DnaK, which yields MAKVIGIDLGTSNSAAAAMEAGRPTIIPSAEGTSLGGKAFPSYVAFTKDGHRLVGEPARRQAIINPEGTVMTAKRKMGTDHKYKIHGKEYTPQQISAFILQKVKQDAEAYIGEPITEAVITCPAYFDDNQRTATKDAGEIAGFKVLRVINEPTAACLAYGFEKEKKEQKVLVFDFGGGTLDVTIMEMAEGVFEVKSTSGDTQLGGTDMDNRLIDYIAGEFKKESGIDVRNDKMAIQRLREASEKAKIELSSTMTTDINLPFITADATGPKHLTMSITRRKIEDLVTPIIEKCRHPIEQALGDAKLASEDIDRIILVGGPTRMPAVQKFVEDIVGKKIERGVDPMECVAIGAAIQGAVLKGEIKDVLLLDVTPLSLGIETLGGVSTKLIERNTTIPTKKSQIFSTAADNQTAVTIRVLQGERSMADDNVELGRFDLIGIPPAPRGVPQIEVTFDIDANGIVHVNAKDMGTGKEQSIRITAPKKLSKEEIEKMVKDAERFVKEDEKRKEEVDVRNQADGLLHTTEKSLKEYGDKVSAPEKEKVEQKINQLKSTLKGRDIEKIKKDMDELVQASHSIAEQLYKQKAPGGQQEEKEEPSQKAGETKKDENVVDAEFKVEDEKK from the coding sequence ATGGCAAAAGTGATAGGTATAGACCTTGGTACATCCAATTCTGCAGCAGCGGCAATGGAAGCGGGGCGTCCTACAATTATTCCGAGTGCGGAAGGAACAAGTTTAGGAGGTAAGGCATTCCCCTCATATGTTGCCTTTACGAAAGATGGGCACAGGCTTGTGGGTGAACCAGCCCGTCGTCAGGCAATAATAAACCCGGAAGGAACCGTAATGACTGCAAAAAGAAAGATGGGAACTGACCATAAATATAAGATACACGGTAAGGAATACACTCCACAGCAGATTTCGGCATTTATACTTCAAAAAGTAAAACAGGATGCAGAAGCCTATATCGGGGAGCCCATCACAGAGGCTGTTATTACCTGCCCTGCATACTTTGATGATAACCAGAGAACTGCAACAAAAGATGCAGGAGAGATAGCGGGTTTTAAGGTTCTTCGTGTTATCAATGAGCCGACTGCTGCTTGTCTTGCTTACGGGTTTGAAAAAGAAAAAAAAGAACAGAAAGTACTTGTATTTGATTTTGGTGGAGGAACGCTTGATGTAACGATTATGGAGATGGCAGAAGGTGTATTTGAGGTAAAATCCACAAGCGGAGACACACAGTTGGGAGGCACCGATATGGATAACCGCTTGATTGATTATATTGCGGGGGAGTTTAAAAAAGAGTCAGGCATAGATGTCAGAAACGATAAGATGGCTATACAGAGATTAAGAGAAGCATCTGAAAAGGCAAAGATAGAACTTTCAAGCACAATGACAACGGATATAAATCTTCCGTTTATAACTGCTGATGCCACAGGTCCAAAACATCTTACGATGTCAATCACAAGAAGAAAGATTGAAGATCTTGTAACCCCGATTATAGAAAAATGCAGGCATCCTATTGAACAGGCACTTGGTGATGCAAAACTTGCCTCTGAGGATATAGACAGAATTATTCTTGTAGGAGGACCTACACGGATGCCTGCTGTTCAAAAATTTGTAGAAGACATAGTTGGTAAAAAAATAGAACGTGGGGTTGATCCGATGGAGTGTGTGGCTATTGGTGCCGCAATTCAGGGAGCAGTACTAAAAGGAGAAATAAAAGATGTACTTCTTCTTGATGTAACTCCTCTTTCATTAGGCATAGAAACATTAGGCGGTGTTTCTACAAAACTTATTGAAAGAAACACAACCATACCCACAAAAAAAAGTCAGATATTTTCAACAGCAGCAGATAACCAGACTGCTGTTACAATAAGGGTTCTTCAGGGAGAAAGGTCAATGGCAGACGATAATGTTGAACTTGGAAGGTTTGACCTTATAGGGATTCCTCCCGCTCCAAGAGGGGTTCCCCAGATAGAGGTCACATTTGACATAGATGCAAATGGTATTGTGCATGTTAATGCAAAAGATATGGGAACGGGTAAGGAACAGTCAATCAGGATAACCGCCCCAAAGAAGTTAAGTAAAGAGGAAATAGAAAAAATGGTAAAAGATGCTGAGCGCTTTGTAAAAGAAGATGAAAAAAGAAAAGAAGAGGTTGATGTCAGAAATCAGGCAGACGGGCTTCTTCATACAACTGAGAAGTCATTAAAAGAATACGGGGACAAGGTATCTGCACCTGAAAAGGAAAAAGTAGAACAGAAGATCAATCAACTTAAAAGCACACTGAAAGGCAGAGATATAGAGAAAATAAAAAAGGATATGGATGAACTTGTTCAAGCCTCTCACAGCATTGCAGAACAATTGTATAAGCAGAAGGCGCCTGGCGGGCAACAAGAAGAGAAAGAAGAACCTTCACAAAAAGCAGGTGAAACAAAGAAAGACGAGAATGTTGTAGATGCTGAGTTTAAGGTAGAAGACGAGAAGAAATAG
- a CDS encoding alpha-glucosidase/alpha-galactosidase: MAKIAFIGAGSLGFTRGLVRDILTFPLMADATLHLMDVDKERLEFAKDAVQRIVDLGKYPAKVKATLDRKEAVKGANAVLCTILSGGVRVFRHDIEIPKKYGVDINIGDTRGVSGIFRALRTIPVMVGICRDMEKYCPDAILLNYTNPMAMLCRAMQRTSSIKVTGLCHSVQGTAEMLADWIGASMDRITYLCAGINHQSWFIEYKKDGKDARPLIRKAIRKKEIYNAELVRNEMFLHLDYYVTESSGHNSEYNWWFRKRPDLIEKYCTHGTNWNPGVYAYILQEYLGREDTWKKETKEWLAKKEPIPLERGKEYAASIINAYLGGEMYEFNGNVPNNGIVTNLPYGACVEVPVVANRRGFNSVHVGALPPQCAALNNVSIAVEEMAVEAALTGNSRLAFQAIAYDPLTAAVLSLAEIKKMVAEMLAINRPYIPQFKSIKI, translated from the coding sequence GTGGCAAAGATAGCCTTTATTGGCGCTGGCAGTTTAGGGTTCACCCGGGGGTTGGTGCGAGATATTCTGACCTTTCCCCTGATGGCCGATGCCACATTGCACTTAATGGACGTTGACAAGGAGCGTCTGGAATTTGCTAAGGATGCGGTCCAGCGCATTGTGGATTTAGGCAAATATCCGGCAAAAGTTAAGGCAACCCTGGACCGCAAAGAGGCAGTTAAGGGAGCAAATGCGGTGTTGTGTACCATCCTATCCGGAGGTGTTCGTGTTTTCCGGCACGACATAGAAATCCCCAAAAAGTACGGTGTGGATATCAATATCGGCGATACCCGGGGAGTTTCGGGTATCTTTAGAGCGCTGAGGACCATTCCGGTGATGGTTGGTATCTGCCGGGATATGGAGAAATATTGTCCGGATGCGATTCTGCTTAATTATACCAATCCCATGGCGATGCTTTGCCGGGCGATGCAAAGAACTTCCAGTATTAAGGTTACCGGTCTGTGCCACAGTGTCCAGGGAACCGCGGAGATGCTGGCGGACTGGATCGGTGCTTCTATGGACCGGATTACCTACCTGTGTGCCGGTATCAACCACCAGTCCTGGTTTATAGAATACAAGAAGGACGGAAAGGATGCCAGACCTTTGATTCGGAAGGCGATACGGAAAAAGGAGATTTATAATGCCGAGCTTGTCCGTAACGAGATGTTTCTCCATTTAGACTATTACGTTACCGAATCCAGCGGTCACAACTCGGAATATAACTGGTGGTTCCGGAAGAGGCCGGATTTGATTGAGAAGTACTGTACGCACGGAACTAACTGGAATCCCGGTGTCTACGCCTACATTCTGCAAGAATACTTAGGAAGGGAAGATACCTGGAAGAAAGAGACAAAGGAGTGGTTAGCAAAGAAAGAACCGATTCCTTTAGAAAGGGGCAAGGAGTATGCCGCCAGCATTATTAACGCCTACTTAGGCGGGGAGATGTACGAATTTAACGGTAACGTGCCGAACAACGGAATCGTTACCAACCTTCCGTACGGTGCCTGCGTTGAGGTGCCGGTGGTTGCCAACAGGCGGGGATTCAATTCCGTTCATGTGGGTGCGCTTCCGCCTCAGTGTGCGGCGCTCAATAACGTCAGTATTGCGGTGGAGGAAATGGCGGTGGAGGCAGCCCTGACCGGTAATAGCCGGTTAGCCTTTCAGGCTATCGCCTATGACCCGCTTACCGCAGCGGTATTGTCGTTAGCGGAGATTAAGAAAATGGTGGCGGAGATGTTGGCTATCAACAGGCCGTACATACCCCAGTTCAAAAGCATAAAAATTTAA